A stretch of DNA from Archaeoglobaceae archaeon:
ATTTGTAGTCTCGTTCTTCACTTTTTCATACATCTGGTTTATGCTTTCGTGGTAACTTGGTTTTTCGAGTTTCATGGGGTAAATACAAAATGAAAGAACATAACATTTTTCCCGAAATTCTTCACTCGAAGAACTTTTGCAGGATCTTCTTTTGTCCCCTCCTTATGATCTCCGAAAGCGTTGAAGGAGCCATTCCTAATTGCTTTGCAAGCTCTTCAAGCCTTATCTTCTTTGGATAATCGAAGAATCCTTTTTGAAGGGCAATTTTGAGAATTTCCTCTTCTCTCAGCGTAATTGTTTCCTCAGACTCAAGCCTACCTTTATAAATGATCTCGTATTCAATTTCAGCACTTTCAAGAGCTTCCATGAGCTTCAAAAAGCTTTCATCATCGCATACGATACTCCAGATAAGTCTTGAATCTCCAACTCGCAATTTTGTTATTAATGCGCCTGATCTAAGGAAAACGGGAACTATTAAGCATGGGTGTTCCTTCAAAAGGACTTTTGCTGTATTTTTCGAAATTTTAAAACCAATACATAATTCAGGGAGTTTTTGTATCAAATTCTCTGCATTTTCAGCTTTCATTCTCAAAATTGCCTTGACGGAGTCGTCAAGATTAGCCAAAGTCTCCACGCTTATTTCAAAAGACTTAGCCAATTCTTTTATTCCAACAAGCGCACACTCCGCCATTAATGGTGTTTGTATTTCAATTTTCAGCATCCATAACGATTTCTCGGCTACCATTAAATAGCTTTTGGGTTAGTAAAAGTCTTGACGATAAAATCTAAAAAAGCTTTATCGCCTGGTGTAGCCTTTAGTCGCTATAAATTAGCCTGCAAAAGATTTCATGTGAAATAAAACAAAACAAAAATATTATCACATTTTAAAAATAAAAAATTTACTTCTTCTCCGCTTGTGTTTGAGCCTGTTTTCCAGGCTCGGCCTTCTTTTCCTCCTTCTTTTCCTTCTTCTTTGCCATAATAATAGGTCGAGCCTCGATATTTAAAATTTTCCATTAAAAAGCCAAATATGCCTTTTTTAGGTAAACCGAAATTGGATTTTTTGATTTTAACCGGCAAATAATCGGAGTATATACTTAAAAAATGTCCAGGGCTTCAGAATATAGATGATGAAGCAAAAATTGATTCTCTCTTGTCTATTAAAATTTTGCAAAAGCTCTAAGTTTCGTATCGAGATGAACAGAATTTAAACTACTGAAACTGAGTTTGAAAATGTGTAATTCGATTCTATTTTTCGTTCAGGATGCAGTTTATATCTGAATCGCTTTTCGCCTTGCCATTAATAAAGAGTCATGAGGAAAAAGCGAGGCAAAAATTATCCATTGTAGATATTTTCTCAATTCTGTTTTTTACAGGTAGCTTTCGTTGAGCAGTTTGTAAAAAGTGTAAAATACGAATTTCAGCCAGCATTTGGATTTTTTCAAAAAATACGCCGCCGGCAGGGTTCGAACCTGCGACCATGCGGTTAACAGCCGCACGCTCCACCAGCTGAGCTACGGCGGCTCACTCGGATATAGCCCATGAGGGCTTAAGAGATTTTCGGATTGACACGATATAAAAAATTAACCAAGTTTGAATACTTGTGGATTACTCAAGCAGTTTGAACTGGGCTTCTATCTCCCTATAACTCTTTGGAAATCTTGGTGTGAAGAAAAGGAACGGACTTGGAGGATATCCTACATTCGCCCCTTTTCCAGCTTTCTCGAGACCTTCAAGTATTCTGTCTATCCAGCTGTAGGGCATTGCAAAAATCATTTCGCTTTCATCAAGACCCGAGAATACTCGGTCTCCAGCACCGGGAACCGCTATTGCAACTTCGCCATTGATTGCGGGTATCAATGCTTCTGCACATGAAGTCATCTTTGCCGTGAGTTCTGCG
This window harbors:
- a CDS encoding helix-turn-helix domain-containing protein, with protein sequence MLKIEIQTPLMAECALVGIKELAKSFEISVETLANLDDSVKAILRMKAENAENLIQKLPELCIGFKISKNTAKVLLKEHPCLIVPVFLRSGALITKLRVGDSRLIWSIVCDDESFLKLMEALESAEIEYEIIYKGRLESEETITLREEEILKIALQKGFFDYPKKIRLEELAKQLGMAPSTLSEIIRRGQKKILQKFFE